The window GAACATACAGATACCTTGGGAATGTCGAggaaatataatatataacGTTTTTGACATTATTCTCTTCTAGAAGAGAAGTTATATCCACTTGTCCTCTTATAATTTGCAGAGGTATATTTCATATTTGATTTACTAAAcaagttatttatttatttttattagtttaatatAACACAATAACAGAGGAATGTGATGTGTTAAAAAATCACAAGACAACTCTAAATCATCCATTtttcttaagtttttttttttaaatttaaataatcTTTTTCTCCCCAGAGTTGAGAAAGAGCATAATATTGTCTAGAGTATTGATACATATGCATAAACATACATGAGATGCATGCCATTACAAGGGTTATTTGACTGAATTAGACTCTGAAATATGACAAATGGTTAATCTAGATTATCTCTTTTTATTGGACGATCaacaaattattatttttttttttctgtgataATCATTCAACGATCAAAATTGATACATCTGTATACGTGATATAATGCATGTCTTttgacatttgaaaaaatagcaaacccttgtgacaataataatacGTCTAACAATTATGGATTTGATTTATGTTCCTCTACTAAATTTGAACATGGTCTATAACCTAATGGTTGTGAAAACGATGGAGTGTAAACAATTTCATCAAGACCCGAAGAGGTGATCAAGTTGAATATTAATGGAAAGTTAAAAAGGGGAAATTTAATTAAGTTAAAGAGAACACTATCTGGGTGTGTGTAGTATGCTGCCTCTACGTCCAGTCACAAggtgcatgaaatgaccatCGCTGCCcctagcattctttctccctttaattTATTAGCTCCTTTTATGGATTTGTCTTGGAGATAGTGACTTCTATTGATTAACCATTGGTGGTAGGGTCTAATACCCCGAAATCGGGATCCGAATCAGTTTCAGGGGATTCCGATATGGATTTGTTGGAATCAGCTACAAAATCAGCTTATAGATGGAACAATTGCTGTACAAAGATTGATCCGATCTACCCGAATCAGCTAGCCGATCGAATCCATTTATAAATCCTTGGATGGAGGAGAGGAACTAAAATAAAAACGGACTGAGTTTTCGTTAAGCCATGGTAAATGGAAATCCATTCACGGCAGGCTTTAGATGTGTGCGACATggttttagttcatggtatcgGAGCGGGTATTGGTCAACATGGaaaccgatatggtatcggaaGGATATGCTCTATTGGACAAATTTATCCTTGATTCACCGTTAAATTGGATTTTTTGACCATattaccccttgtctgtactATGTAACCGATATGATATTGACACGGTATCGGGATCGATCACTTGCAAAACGATACTGATATCTCAAACCATGGTATGAGACAATGGGAGGAAAGATTCTTTGAGGAATattctaaaaccctatagggattTGTTAATCCAAAAATGATGTGGTAAATcacaacacagatcttctacggcacgTTGCCCTGTCCTGCTTGTGCTATGTAGATACAGGGCcacgtgcaatgaccgccttacccccactcaggcaaggTGCTTGGGCTAGGATAAGGCGGTCAATACGCACCGCCTTGTATCTGCGCAGCACGGCAAGACGGGCATCCTGTGCCGTAGAAGATATGGATCTGGTAAATCacaatccagatcctctactgccgagcttcGGTAGGACCGTGCAGCCCAGACACAATGAGGCGTGCAGTGACAGCCTtgcccctgcccaaatgccttgcccgagtaggggtaaggcagtcattgcgtTTCTCAGTGTGTCTGAGCTGCACGGTCCTACAGCTACTGCGAggtagctcggcagtagaggatcatgATCCGGTAAATCATCACCGCGTAGGAAAGGAAaactttctaataaaataaaaaacttcacCGCGTAGTAATTTTTGTATTCACCGTGTGAACTTTTCTCCACATGCAATTACTTAATCATATGGAGAAGCTGTCGACGACCCTGACCTCTTTCTTACGCGTTATGGCTGCGTTCTTTCATCGGATCATAAGTGCCGCCGCCCCCAAAAAAAGCCGACTTAGTCGTGTTTGGCTCCCTCGATCTCTTTGAAACCTTATAAAAGGTTACCTTTGGATTCCATATTCTCTTCAACCATCAGCCTACGATCGATCATCTTCGTATTATTCCTTAATCCTTACGAAACCAGGTTCGTGTTTTGTTGCTTCTAGCTATAATCAACTTTCTTATTATCTCCGCTCACCAATATGTCTGAGGAGAAGAAGCACCACAGCAACCCCTTTCACCGCCACAATAAGGAGGAAAAACCTGCCGGAGAAATGACAAAGGAAGACTATGAGAAACAAGTGAAACACCACAAACACTTAGAGCACGTCAGCAAGCTGGGTACTATAGCCGCTGTTACTGTTGCTCGGGTAATTAAGTCGTCTTAACCACTATATTATATCTCTCTTCACTTCAAATTGCTTATATaggttatatacttatatatgtTTTGTGATCAAATTGTTTAATTAGGTTAAGCTGATATTTTACTTTCTAAACATAATATTTTTCAGCATGAGAAGCATAAGGCTAAGAAAGACCCAGAGAATGCTCAGGACCACAAGACCAAAGAGAAGATTGCAGCAGCAGTTGCAGTGGGCAGCGTCGGATTTGCCATCCATGAGCACCATCAGAAAAAAGAAgctaaaaaagagaaagaatctTCTTTTGGGAAGAAACACCATCCCTTCTGAATGTCTTCCATCATATCTCtagttattattctctctccccccccccctcccctcccctcccctccccttaatttattttattttcttttagtagTTAAAGAAAACTGAGGCTTACCCATCACTTTGATTGATCATTGATGGTTCTCTTTGTGGCCTTACTAATAAATGTATCTTAACtactgtatttttttatttttttttgggtgtcttCTGTTGATTTGTATTCAGTTAATGggaaattaatttttaaaaactttGTACTAATTTTACTggtgggcatgattgatattgAGGTGATACGACTGTGAAATGTCAGAAAAATAACACTTAGAAATGGGATTTGACTGAAGATAAAGAGCAGAGCAAACACACAAAACCAAGGATTTTATCTAGTTCATCCCCAAGTAGGTAAGTAGGTAAGGTACATCCTTGGCCGGTCATAGAAATGATTTCACTAATTCTCTAAAACCAAAATTACAAACCTTCAGATATCTCATACCCTCTCAAGAAGATGAGGACACTATATATATAAGAGGTGGACAGGGAATATAAGAGAACCCTAACTTAGAAAAGTACAGATGAAATACCCTTCAAAGCCCAAAAGACCCATTCGATTTGGTTCGGACTTGAACCCAACATATATCGATATACATATCacttcgaagatctcgacgagctctacaAGTATTTGCACCATAGACGCTGATGTATGCACATTTAGGCCATTCTAGTGCGTTTTAAAGACGAAACGACTCGTCCAAAATTCGCCACAACACTTTCTGGATTCggatcaagcttcaccaatagcATGAAAGATCATCACATTTAGGACATTTAATAgagaaatatattaaaaattcCCACCTAATTTGGTATGGGAGGAGCTATGCTGGGAAATAGGATCACAAAAAACGCAATTTAATAACGGTGgtggtttgatttgatttatgtcatggttttaaaaaactcGGATTGTCTCATCTGCTTCCGATTCCGATTAACCActatttaattttaaataattttctgACTGGATTAGATAAAGTTCGACTAATTCAGACTGACTCTGAGTCGTTCAAAGCGGAGTTGATGGAGACCGATCCCATCCTCCTTAAATCTTAATTTATGTGGAATATTAATCTTCCTGAAGCATTGAATAGAAAGAAATTAGGCActatacatttttttatttactccCACCTTTAATTAAGATTAACATTTTAATAAAACAATACATATTGCATCCCCGTGGCTAATGGCGGCAATTGGTGGCGCCTGGATCCCTTCGTCAATTCACTAATGATCGTGAACAATATTAAgatacaataacaacaacaacagttcAGTCTTgtctcaactaaatgggatcgacTGCATGGATTCTCGTCCTTCAATCAATTTTATTGAAGGTCATATTTGATACAAAGCCTAAattatgcatatctttcctcatcacttttcctagggtcattttagatCTGTCCCCTTAgttcttttagtttcttcaagttgaatcaaatcacccctccgtactgaagcatccaaaggccttcgTTAAACATAGTCATATGCCACCTCAAGTGATTTTCTTGTACCTTATCATGTGTTAGATCTACTTCTATATCATATGaccattctttcttttattcttcctATTTTTTCATGTATCCATCTAAACATCCTCATTTTTGCTACATTGAATTTATCTACATGATCCTTCTTAATTACCTATATTAGTATCCTTCTTAAACTTTCatcaaatatttttattttttgggatgtAATTGTGTTAAAGAATAAGAAAGGAATTCTATTCtaaaatacaatataaatacataaaaattCCTAAAAGATGGGTAACACGTAAACTGATATGAATCCTATTGAAGAacccagaaaattaaaaaccaaaaacaattATATTTTATCCTTCATATTACAAATTAAAGTGAAAAAATGATAGAAATACCCTTAATATTAGAAAATGCCTATACACGAAGGGTGAGTCTGCAGGTTACAAACAGAATTCGTAACCGGATTCTTTTACCCTCATCATAATAACGTGGCACTAGAGTAGAAGCTCTAAATATGTGATTTCACACCGTATGAAAGAGAGTGTGTGAAAGAGAGATGCAATTGCAGCGGTGTCTCGTACTCTCGCCCCAAGACTTTACCTATAATCTGAATTGAAATCGCAGAGATTGCAATGAAAAGGGAATTGAAGCTTGGAGATGGAGGAATGATCCCACATCGGCATGCCAATCGGCTAAAGTTTTGAGAAACGCAGAGGACGGCTTGGTTGTTGAAGAACAGGAATGATCTTAAACTGAAAATTCAGGATAACCTGTTTTTCAACCGGAGGGATAGAGGGGCAGAGGCCTTTTTTTTCCTAATCGAAGTGAGATGTATCCctctgatatatatatatatatatatatatatatatatatagagagagagagagagagagagagagagagagagagagagagatgaaaagaaCAAATTCGATCGGCGATGTGGGGCTGTAGGGTTGGTCTTGATAGTAGTTTGCAGGGGCAGTTTGGGAGGGAAGAATGGAGACGACTGTGGGATTTGCGGTTTGATCCCGTTGGTGAATTTTTCTTGGATGATCAGTTGGATTTAATTTCCTCCGAGTGTTAGGATATTCCATGATGGTGGATGTCGGTTTTGCTGAGCTTTAATTGATTATGTTGAATTTTCCTCGGGCAATGTTGATTAACCTTGAATTGCAGTTATTGGCCTATGTGGATGGTTTTGGACATGAGGCACTTGGAAACATTTGAATCCATCTTGGTTTTGCTACTTGTACTCTTGCGTTTTAATGGTGTTAGCATTACTTTGAAAGACATGTTTTTTAGGataaaagaaaagcaaagaacAGTCAGCGCAACAAAATATCCAATCCCTCAAGCGTGAATGGGTGTTTTAAGATTTTCTTCGTTTCTGCGAAGAATCTGCAGAAACCAAGTGATGAAACAGGGAAGGGCAGGACAGCAGAGGTGGGGTGAGGCGGCGGAGGTCGGAGGAGGAGTTGGATTCGGAAAGTATAGAGGGGTAGAGGGAGGGGGAGCCGGAGCCAGCGAGGTGGgggaaaggagagggagaggctGACCCGAGGAGGGGGACGGGTGCCGGAGACGGAGAGGGAGAATGAAGGCATAGGGAGAGGAGAGTGAaattacaaggaaaaaaaagtcaaaagcAGAATGAAAAGATATTAAGGgtaaaaatggaaagagaaatttGGTTACAATACaacttggttacaaacagattaaCCCATATGGAAAATACAAAATtagaatatttttttggttaaaagggAGCTTATATATCATATATTTTACATAATGAAATTACATTACATCCTTAGAATATTACTTTAATAAAAAACTAACCCATTTTATCAGGAATGCAAGTtggaaaactaaaaaaataatgtagaaaatgattttcaaaattcatttgaaaaattactttaaattatgaaaactatcaTGGCGCAGGAAATGattgttaaataaaaaaaatgatgcaaTAATTACCTTtcaattattttataaaataatggCCAACTTAAATCTTTTCAAATcgttttaaaaaagaagaattttTATGTGAAATGCACTTGAACACAAAGTCTAGACCAATTCAAAGTTGTGCCAATTTTTTAGAACACCAAATATGAGGTTGCAGACTATTCAATTACTTTTGTTCATCATTGTTGTGTACATCTCCAGtgagacaaaatgaggtgtatACACAatatctattatttttttggttttctaacaAATGTTTTCCTGAAAAtatccatttgtccaaatgccccgtatgatttttctaattgcaaactctCTTCTATTTTCACAACAGTATAGCACTTTGGTCTAGTTAgttaatttgggatgttagACATTAGTTTC is drawn from Telopea speciosissima isolate NSW1024214 ecotype Mountain lineage chromosome 1, Tspe_v1, whole genome shotgun sequence and contains these coding sequences:
- the LOC122664100 gene encoding abscisic stress-ripening protein 3-like, yielding MSEEKKHHSNPFHRHNKEEKPAGEMTKEDYEKQVKHHKHLEHVSKLGTIAAVTVARHEKHKAKKDPENAQDHKTKEKIAAAVAVGSVGFAIHEHHQKKEAKKEKESSFGKKHHPF